The sequence below is a genomic window from Streptomyces sp. B21-105.
CGCGGGCGCTGGTGCGGTAGCTGTCCATGGTGGTCCAGCCCTGCACCTTGTCGACGGCCGCCAGGATGCGGGCGAAGTCGGCCATGCGCGGGCGTTCGGTCAGCTGCACTTCGGGCAGGACCCGCAGCACCTCGGCGAGCAGGTCGAACAGGGAGGCCAGGATGGAGGGGTGCGCCTCGGCGTAGGCCGCATCCATCTCGTTCTCTTCGCGCCGCTTGTGGTCGGGGATGGTGTGCAGCTCAATGGTCATGAGCCGCTCGGCCAGGTCCCCGGCGAGCGCTCCGGCGTCAATGGTGGTCATGGCCAGCACGCGCCGGAACTCCAGGACGACGACGTCGTCGTCGGTGTACAGGGCCCGGTCGACGATGCCGTCCCCGGTGACCGCCCGGCACAGTGCGTCGGACAGCCAGTCGGGAATGATCGACACGTTGTCGAGGCACAGCGCCCACGAGTTGAACGCCTGCGTGGCCCATGACTTGATGTCCCGCGGAGCCGTGCGCTTCGGGGCGCCGGACGGGTCAATGATGCCAATGACCATCTTTGCTGAGTACGACTTGCCGGTGCCTTGTTCCCCTCGGAAGGTGAGGATGGGGTGCGGCAGGTCTGGGATGAACGTCGAAACGAGCCAGGCGACGAGCAGCCGGAATCCTTCCTCGTCGGTGTTGAGCAGGTCCTGCAGTCGGGCCAGGCCGTCACCGTCGCGTACCGGAGGCGGTAGCGGCTTCATCGCGCCGGACCTGCGGAACAGGACGGGTGAGCGGGCTGCACGCTCCCAGCCGTTCGGGGTGATGACGACGCAGCGGCCGTCGGCGTCGCCGAGGTCGACGACGACCCCGACGTCGTGCCGGGCGACCCGCATGTGCGGCACGCGCGGTTCGGCAGCTGCGGCAACGCCTTCGAGAACGGTCATGGCGTCCGCGAGAGCGGACTGAGAGGCAACTTGCCCGTTGTGCTCGTCGTTGTAGATACGGGACAGCTGGGAGCGCAGGCCGGCCTTGCCGCGCAGGGGGAGGGCGATGTTTGCCCCGTCTGTCTTCACGCCGTAGGGGCGACCGTCCTCGGACATGAACAAGTCGTAGCGCTTGCGGGCGATGGCGACGAGCTGCGCGGCCTGCGAGGGCCCGCGGCCCTTCTCCACCTCGACGCCCTCGTCCTCGACGATCTCGCGGGCGCGGTCCTTGCTGGTCTTCTCGTCGGTCACGGGGCGGCTCCGACAGTCGTGCCGCGTGCGGACGCGACGGTGCGGTGGGCTTCGGGTTCGGGCAGTCCTGCCTCGACTGCGGCGCGGATGAGGGCGCGCTCTGCGGCGCCGCCGTCGAGGCGGCCGGC
It includes:
- a CDS encoding ATP-binding protein — protein: MTDEKTSKDRAREIVEDEGVEVEKGRGPSQAAQLVAIARKRYDLFMSEDGRPYGVKTDGANIALPLRGKAGLRSQLSRIYNDEHNGQVASQSALADAMTVLEGVAAAAEPRVPHMRVARHDVGVVVDLGDADGRCVVITPNGWERAARSPVLFRRSGAMKPLPPPVRDGDGLARLQDLLNTDEEGFRLLVAWLVSTFIPDLPHPILTFRGEQGTGKSYSAKMVIGIIDPSGAPKRTAPRDIKSWATQAFNSWALCLDNVSIIPDWLSDALCRAVTGDGIVDRALYTDDDVVVLEFRRVLAMTTIDAGALAGDLAERLMTIELHTIPDHKRREENEMDAAYAEAHPSILASLFDLLAEVLRVLPEVQLTERPRMADFARILAAVDKVQGWTTMDSYRTSARDAVADVLDGEPFAQAVCQLVDQSGPDGVTLTASELLDRVPTPDKLPKKWPKDATRAGGQLKRLAPALRTIGLEVDDSKRGPKPKKQRLYTLTATAERRYETASPASPDVTNPALTSENRGDAEGGTLASPHPAGGTLGTAEGDAALFLASPHPTGSDLHGYRQGDAGDAGDAEMQPLSTPVPIGRNVGPCIQCRKPTIRYGAQGNPRCPDCRTAA